A DNA window from Sphingopyxis sp. CCNWLW2 contains the following coding sequences:
- a CDS encoding TonB-dependent receptor plug domain-containing protein, whose amino-acid sequence MTKNMIIAALLAGTAATVLHAPAAEAQAQADQRDYDIAAQPLGDALRRYSEVSGREVVAASRLVAGKRSRAVRGRLSADAALARLLAGTGLKTETVDGALIIRPETGEAASGATGTADEAIVVTGTRIRGAGPVGSPVQHIDRDALDRSGRATIAEFLQTIPQNFSGGPAEANVGTSARGYANTNLTYGTGINLRGLGSGSTLTLFDGARPALGGGSGAFTDLSLVPSAAIDRIEILTDGASAIYGSDAIAGVVNIRFRNRFEGAETRLRAGTADGDFGEYQVSQIFGTRWSSGHLVVAGEYYRRDNLPSTERRFATEDLRPFGGPDLRSNFANPGTIVAANGQRFLIPRGQDGTALTAADLVPSSDFNRGDTRRHIDILPRQRSTSLYAAAEQDIGDHVTLFARALYAERHFEARQRVFGITQLTVRPTNPWYVDPIGTGQNISVAYDPTADFGPEGVRGSSRAINTMFGARASLGAWSLELSGGYGLQRERNDGVNIVHRLKLTRAAAATTPAAAIKLFGDGAVNDPALIDSLRGSLTRRVRYQNRTAAFRADGPLFALPAGDAKMAIGAEYRRDQLRYTQTIDRSADTPTTSGIAGLPDHRTVRALYGELVVPVFDAGAVFPGVLTLSAAGRYEHYSDVGDTANPKFGVQWVPVKGLTLRASYGRSFRAPFFDELVGTANAFYETIVLPDPEAPSGRTVVLGLFGFRPDLGPEKATTWTAGLDLEPAAIPGARLGLTWFDIGYRDRIATASFDLFNFLARRDIYASIVDDNPDPATVAAYFADPSFANTLGVTPGEVGAIVDGRTFNLSKAKVQGLDFDIGYTRPVGAGSVALSLGGTRLFTIDNRITAAAPAVDVLGTLGNPVKLRLRGRAGFTLGQFDGGIGVHHVAAYRNLTITPAERVKSWTTFDLQLGARIGDPADRSFRLALSVNNLFDTAPPYAQFRTSNSAFGYDPEQASAIGRMIALQAVIAW is encoded by the coding sequence ATGACAAAGAATATGATCATCGCGGCCTTGCTTGCGGGTACGGCGGCAACCGTGCTTCATGCGCCCGCGGCAGAGGCGCAAGCACAAGCCGACCAACGAGACTATGACATCGCAGCGCAGCCGCTCGGCGACGCGTTGCGGCGCTATTCTGAAGTTTCAGGGCGCGAAGTCGTCGCGGCGTCGCGTCTCGTCGCCGGCAAAAGAAGCCGTGCGGTCCGCGGCCGCCTGTCGGCCGACGCGGCGCTCGCGCGGCTGCTCGCGGGCACCGGGCTCAAGACCGAGACCGTCGATGGCGCGCTGATCATCCGGCCGGAAACCGGAGAAGCCGCATCCGGCGCAACCGGGACAGCGGATGAAGCCATTGTGGTGACCGGCACGCGCATCCGCGGCGCCGGTCCGGTGGGTTCGCCGGTCCAGCACATCGACCGCGACGCGCTCGACCGCAGCGGCCGCGCGACGATCGCCGAGTTTCTCCAGACGATCCCGCAGAATTTCTCGGGTGGCCCCGCCGAAGCGAATGTCGGGACAAGCGCGCGCGGCTATGCGAACACCAATCTCACCTATGGGACAGGCATCAACCTCCGCGGGCTCGGCAGCGGTTCGACGCTGACGCTGTTCGACGGTGCCCGCCCCGCTCTCGGCGGCGGCTCGGGCGCCTTCACCGATCTCTCGCTCGTGCCGTCGGCAGCGATCGACCGTATCGAGATCCTCACCGACGGCGCATCGGCCATCTATGGCTCCGACGCGATTGCCGGGGTCGTCAACATCCGCTTCCGCAATCGCTTCGAGGGCGCCGAGACGCGGCTGCGCGCCGGCACCGCCGATGGCGACTTCGGCGAATATCAGGTCAGCCAGATATTCGGCACGCGGTGGTCGAGCGGCCATCTCGTCGTCGCGGGCGAATATTATCGCCGCGACAATCTGCCGTCGACCGAACGGCGCTTCGCGACCGAGGATCTCCGGCCTTTCGGTGGCCCCGACCTCCGCTCGAACTTCGCCAATCCGGGGACGATCGTCGCGGCGAACGGCCAGCGCTTCCTGATCCCGCGCGGCCAGGACGGCACCGCGCTCACGGCTGCCGATCTCGTTCCGAGCAGCGACTTCAACCGCGGCGACACGCGGCGCCATATCGACATCCTGCCGCGTCAGCGGAGCACGAGCCTCTACGCCGCCGCCGAACAGGACATCGGCGATCATGTCACGCTCTTCGCCCGCGCGCTTTATGCCGAGCGGCATTTCGAAGCGCGGCAGCGGGTTTTCGGCATCACCCAGCTCACGGTGCGTCCGACCAATCCCTGGTATGTCGACCCGATCGGGACCGGCCAGAATATCAGCGTCGCTTACGACCCGACCGCCGATTTCGGCCCTGAGGGGGTGCGCGGTTCGTCGCGCGCGATCAACACCATGTTCGGCGCCCGCGCGAGCCTCGGCGCCTGGTCGCTCGAGCTGTCGGGCGGCTATGGCCTCCAGCGCGAGCGCAATGACGGGGTCAATATCGTCCACCGCCTCAAGCTCACCCGCGCCGCCGCGGCAACCACGCCCGCGGCGGCGATCAAGCTGTTCGGCGACGGCGCGGTCAACGACCCCGCGCTCATCGACTCTTTGCGGGGCAGCCTGACGCGCCGCGTGCGCTATCAGAACCGGACCGCGGCCTTCCGTGCCGACGGCCCCCTGTTCGCGCTCCCGGCGGGCGACGCGAAAATGGCGATCGGCGCCGAATATCGCCGCGACCAGCTCCGTTACACCCAGACGATCGACCGCAGCGCCGACACGCCAACGACCTCGGGCATAGCGGGACTACCCGACCATCGCACCGTGCGTGCGCTTTACGGCGAACTCGTCGTGCCGGTCTTCGACGCGGGCGCCGTCTTCCCCGGTGTGCTCACCCTCTCGGCGGCGGGACGCTATGAACATTATTCGGACGTCGGCGACACCGCCAATCCCAAATTCGGGGTGCAATGGGTTCCGGTCAAAGGCCTGACCTTGCGCGCCTCCTACGGGCGCTCGTTCCGCGCCCCCTTCTTCGACGAGCTCGTCGGCACCGCCAATGCCTTTTACGAGACGATCGTCCTCCCCGATCCCGAGGCGCCGTCCGGGCGGACGGTGGTGCTCGGGCTGTTCGGTTTCCGCCCGGACCTCGGGCCCGAAAAGGCGACGACCTGGACGGCGGGCCTCGATCTCGAACCGGCCGCGATCCCCGGCGCGAGGCTCGGCCTGACCTGGTTCGACATTGGCTACCGCGACCGCATCGCCACCGCTTCGTTCGACCTTTTCAACTTCCTCGCGCGCCGCGACATTTATGCCTCGATCGTCGACGACAATCCCGACCCCGCGACCGTCGCCGCCTATTTCGCCGATCCGAGCTTCGCGAACACGCTCGGCGTGACGCCCGGCGAGGTCGGGGCGATCGTCGACGGGCGCACCTTCAACCTTTCGAAAGCCAAGGTGCAGGGGCTCGATTTCGACATCGGCTATACGCGCCCCGTCGGCGCAGGCAGCGTCGCGCTGTCGCTCGGCGGCACCCGGCTGTTCACGATCGACAACCGGATCACTGCGGCGGCGCCCGCGGTCGATGTCCTCGGAACGCTCGGCAATCCGGTCAAGCTGCGCCTCCGCGGCCGTGCGGGCTTCACCCTCGGACAATTTGATGGCGGCATCGGCGTCCATCATGTCGCCGCCTATCGCAATCTCACCATCACCCCCGCCGAGCGGGTCAAGAGCTGGACGACCTTCGATCTCCAGCTCGGCGCGCGCATCGGCGATCCCGCCGATCGTTCGTTCCGCCTCGCGCTCAGCGTCAACAATCTGTTCGACACGGCGCCGCCCTACGCGCAGTTCCGCACGAGCAATTCGGCGTTCGGCTACGACCCCGAACAGGCGAGCGCGATCGGGCGCATGATCGCGCTGCAGGCGGTGATCGCATGGTGA
- a CDS encoding RNA polymerase sigma factor, whose amino-acid sequence MDYDDSEKDGRRGLDAADPLPPDDWAGFGATARAEALYAAQHHQVAGIFRRSVPPQEVADLVQETFRRVFSATGNRVGLLDAPAAYVAAAARSILKNRARSGVRRLHTAHHSYEEQDIAGPDPHAALEARDMIRRVEDAIARLSPATRDVFLMHRFDDLSYAEIAKIKQMSPKRVEKHIAKALVAIRKARDTQP is encoded by the coding sequence ATGGACTATGACGACAGCGAGAAGGACGGACGGCGCGGCCTCGATGCCGCCGATCCGCTGCCGCCCGACGACTGGGCGGGCTTCGGCGCCACCGCGCGCGCCGAGGCGCTGTATGCGGCGCAGCATCACCAGGTCGCGGGCATCTTCCGGCGCAGCGTGCCGCCGCAGGAGGTCGCCGATCTCGTCCAGGAAACCTTCCGCCGCGTCTTTTCGGCGACCGGCAACCGCGTCGGCCTGCTCGATGCTCCCGCCGCCTATGTCGCCGCGGCGGCGCGGAGCATTCTCAAGAACCGCGCGCGGTCCGGCGTCCGCCGCCTCCACACAGCGCATCACAGCTATGAGGAGCAGGATATCGCCGGCCCCGACCCGCACGCCGCGCTCGAGGCGCGCGACATGATCCGCCGCGTCGAGGACGCGATCGCGCGGCTCAGCCCCGCCACAAGGGATGTATTCCTGATGCACAGGTTCGACGATCTGAGCTATGCCGAGATTGCGAAGATCAAACAGATGAGTCCCAAGCGCGTGGAAAAGCATATCGCCAAAGCCCTCGTCGCGATCCGCAAGGCGCGAGACACGCAGCCGTGA
- a CDS encoding Atxe2 family lasso peptide isopeptidase produces MVMLATLLAATAPASPADRARVPIAAHDLVEVAEIGAPTLSPDGKRVAYRVARASVAGNRTMLDWYIADLKGNAPVHAGSGGAAQYEGSGGLAEQVPIWDMDSRGLRFRALVDGAVGIWHWREGGVALREVVDDADILDFTLSADGKALRFTVGATRAAIAGAERRAYAEGVVADRHLDIMQPVAGGAIADGRRVMQQLPTEWFERERLLWDAPRQQRTIGIDGKIAPDAHPDSGFPAPRAEQGKRVATRDGSLAEIRADGDMTGVTVMRPDGRVLACEARVCRSSRLAALAWLPGADTILLFEREGSAREILWSWRVGARQARRIATTDGAQRAAYRAPRCAVGGQALVCAESGPLRPPRLVRIDYADGKAHLLADPNAGFRRRIAASAEEMQWDGDVTGILLRPAGTKGPLPLVIQYYHCAGFLKGGVGDEIPMLPLVEQGIAVLCMDRTRTPKSGRIEAGYALALADIERAIDDLAAKGIVDRARVGIGGLSFGSEVALWAIRKSPRFAAATSSSGQISDIYYWANALPGRGFSEMFARYWQLGDPDTDRARWTMLAPAADAESIDTPLLMQLPESEARYVIEFHTRLKRAGKPAEMILFADEPHIKTQPVHKRAVYERNLDWYRFWLKDEEDPDPAKREQYLRWRQLGAGESLPVPAP; encoded by the coding sequence ATGGTGATGCTGGCGACCCTGCTCGCCGCCACCGCGCCCGCCTCCCCCGCCGACCGGGCGCGTGTGCCGATCGCGGCACACGATCTCGTCGAGGTCGCCGAGATCGGTGCGCCCACCCTCTCGCCCGACGGAAAACGCGTCGCCTACCGGGTCGCGCGCGCGTCGGTGGCCGGCAATCGCACCATGCTCGACTGGTATATCGCTGACCTGAAGGGCAATGCCCCTGTCCACGCCGGCAGCGGCGGCGCGGCCCAATATGAGGGTTCGGGCGGGCTCGCCGAGCAGGTGCCGATATGGGATATGGACTCACGCGGGCTGCGCTTCCGCGCGCTCGTCGATGGCGCGGTCGGCATCTGGCACTGGCGCGAGGGCGGCGTGGCGCTCCGCGAAGTGGTCGATGACGCCGACATCCTCGACTTCACGCTGTCCGCCGACGGCAAGGCACTGCGATTTACGGTCGGGGCGACACGCGCCGCGATCGCCGGGGCCGAGCGGCGCGCCTATGCCGAGGGCGTCGTCGCCGACCGGCATCTCGACATCATGCAGCCCGTCGCGGGCGGCGCGATCGCGGATGGCCGGCGCGTGATGCAGCAGCTCCCGACCGAATGGTTCGAACGCGAGCGGCTCTTGTGGGACGCGCCGCGTCAACAGCGAACCATCGGCATCGACGGCAAAATCGCACCCGATGCCCATCCCGATTCCGGTTTTCCGGCCCCCCGCGCCGAACAGGGAAAGCGCGTCGCCACGCGCGATGGAAGCCTCGCCGAGATCCGCGCCGACGGCGATATGACAGGCGTCACCGTCATGCGCCCCGACGGACGCGTGCTTGCCTGCGAAGCGCGTGTCTGCCGGTCTTCGCGCCTCGCGGCGCTCGCCTGGCTGCCCGGCGCCGACACGATCCTGCTCTTCGAGCGCGAAGGCAGCGCGCGCGAGATCCTCTGGTCCTGGCGTGTCGGCGCGCGGCAAGCCCGCCGCATCGCGACCACCGATGGCGCGCAGCGCGCCGCCTACCGGGCACCCCGCTGCGCGGTGGGAGGCCAGGCGCTCGTCTGCGCCGAGAGCGGTCCGCTGCGTCCGCCGCGCCTCGTCCGGATCGATTATGCCGACGGCAAGGCGCACCTGCTCGCCGACCCCAATGCCGGTTTCCGGCGGCGCATCGCGGCTTCGGCCGAAGAGATGCAATGGGATGGCGATGTGACCGGCATCTTGCTTCGTCCCGCCGGAACCAAAGGCCCCTTGCCGCTCGTCATCCAATATTATCACTGCGCGGGCTTTCTGAAAGGCGGCGTCGGCGACGAGATTCCGATGCTGCCGCTCGTCGAACAGGGCATCGCGGTCCTCTGCATGGATCGCACGCGCACGCCGAAGAGCGGCAGGATCGAGGCGGGCTATGCGCTGGCGCTCGCCGATATCGAAAGGGCGATCGACGATCTCGCCGCGAAGGGGATCGTCGATCGCGCGCGCGTCGGCATCGGCGGCCTCAGCTTCGGATCCGAGGTCGCGCTCTGGGCGATCCGCAAATCGCCGCGCTTCGCCGCCGCGACCAGCTCCTCGGGGCAGATCAGCGACATCTATTATTGGGCAAACGCCCTCCCCGGTCGCGGTTTCTCCGAGATGTTCGCGCGCTATTGGCAGCTCGGCGATCCCGACACCGACCGCGCGCGATGGACAATGCTCGCGCCCGCCGCCGACGCCGAAAGCATCGACACGCCGCTCCTCATGCAGCTACCCGAGTCCGAAGCGCGCTATGTCATCGAGTTTCACACGCGGCTCAAGCGCGCGGGCAAGCCCGCCGAGATGATCCTCTTCGCCGACGAGCCGCACATCAAGACACAGCCCGTCCACAAGCGCGCGGTCTATGAGCGCAATCTCGACTGGTATCGTTTCTGGCTCAAGGACGAGGAAGACCCGGACCCCGCCAAGCGCGAACAATATCTGCGCTGGCGCCAGCTCGGCGCGGGAGAGTCCTTGCCCGTTCCCGCGCCGTAG
- a CDS encoding DUF2958 domain-containing protein, with the protein MTLIPSSLVFALNANGMTSRIRAAREEHFDPWPVVKLYNPLGPATWLATELCDDGDTLFGLADLGFGCPELGAFSLAEIRAVRLPFGMVIERDLHFDPMGPLSLWADEARRLGSIPRAEAAMRRRKSDQLLPDPTGEGS; encoded by the coding sequence ATGACCCTCATCCCGTCGAGCCTCGTCTTCGCGCTCAACGCCAACGGGATGACGAGCCGCATCCGCGCCGCGCGCGAGGAGCATTTCGACCCATGGCCGGTCGTCAAACTCTATAATCCGCTCGGACCCGCGACATGGCTCGCGACCGAACTCTGCGACGATGGCGACACATTGTTCGGTCTTGCCGACCTCGGTTTCGGCTGCCCCGAACTCGGCGCTTTCTCGCTCGCCGAAATCCGGGCGGTTCGGCTGCCGTTCGGGATGGTTATCGAGCGGGACCTTCATTTCGACCCGATGGGGCCGCTCTCGCTGTGGGCCGACGAGGCGCGGCGGCTCGGCTCGATACCGCGCGCCGAAGCGGCGATGCGCCGCCGGAAATCCGACCAGCTTCTGCCCGATCCAACCGGGGAAGGCAGCTGA
- a CDS encoding lasso peptide biosynthesis B2 protein → MRSRAAPLRPDMRYHLPDHISFGLFGERAVLLDAVADRYYLLAGPDADFLAGVANPVPADRLAARGLLARGAGQAIVPVEARERTASALEARGRVARMSACEVGGHRLEASLSLRFRGLSPTIERWRRLRARRSDPAGRSSQAGGVGDLARGYAKARLYVPARRRCVPDSLALMRCLWRRGHDAELYFGVRLAPFAAHCWVQKGDLLLSDPLDIVREFTPVFRL, encoded by the coding sequence GTGCGATCGCGTGCCGCGCCCTTACGCCCCGATATGCGCTATCATCTTCCCGACCATATCAGCTTCGGCCTGTTCGGCGAGCGCGCGGTCCTTCTGGATGCCGTCGCCGATCGCTATTATCTGCTTGCCGGACCTGACGCCGATTTTCTCGCGGGTGTCGCGAACCCGGTGCCTGCGGACCGTCTTGCGGCGCGCGGATTGCTCGCGCGCGGCGCAGGGCAGGCGATTGTCCCCGTCGAAGCACGCGAACGAACGGCAAGCGCTCTCGAGGCTCGGGGGCGTGTGGCGCGGATGAGCGCTTGCGAGGTTGGAGGCCATCGGCTGGAGGCATCGCTCTCGCTTCGCTTTCGCGGTCTTTCTCCGACCATCGAGCGGTGGCGCCGGCTGCGCGCCCGACGAAGCGATCCCGCCGGGCGTAGCAGCCAGGCCGGCGGCGTCGGCGATCTCGCGCGCGGCTATGCGAAGGCCCGGCTCTATGTTCCCGCGCGGCGGCGCTGCGTTCCCGACAGCCTTGCATTGATGCGTTGCCTCTGGCGGCGCGGGCATGATGCCGAGCTCTATTTCGGGGTCAGGCTCGCGCCCTTTGCCGCGCATTGCTGGGTGCAAAAGGGCGATCTGCTCCTGTCCGACCCGCTCGATATCGTCCGCGAATTTACGCCGGTGTTTCGCCTGTGA
- a CDS encoding FecR family protein has translation MTRQQREAADWAALMRGTPSDAERGRFESWRAQPGNADAYARAVDDWDYSGTTSRQRIEAKARSDARAPGSLRWAVATVAAIALALGFAWYLQGRGDQPQIAAGPMLPGQLRLADGTTVTLMDGAWVNPQLSDSERRVILHGGRARFDVAHDAARPFIVVAGRSETRAIGTVFEVDARDAVPRIKLIKGAVEVRAGPAGEALRLAPGEVAEVPASGPRRTPAMANPVPTATIAVDKLPLGAVLDRANAASGQRIALADPALAALPVTGRFDVSDRRRLARTLAAALDLEAENQAGDIVLSKK, from the coding sequence GTGACGCGGCAGCAGCGCGAGGCGGCCGACTGGGCCGCCCTGATGCGCGGAACGCCAAGCGACGCCGAAAGAGGCCGGTTCGAAAGCTGGCGCGCACAGCCCGGCAACGCCGACGCCTATGCCCGCGCCGTCGACGACTGGGATTATTCCGGCACCACGTCGCGCCAGCGCATCGAGGCGAAGGCACGCAGCGACGCCCGTGCGCCCGGCAGCCTGCGCTGGGCCGTGGCGACGGTTGCCGCGATCGCACTTGCACTCGGCTTCGCCTGGTATCTCCAGGGCCGGGGCGACCAGCCGCAGATCGCCGCAGGCCCGATGCTCCCCGGCCAGCTCCGGCTCGCCGACGGGACGACCGTCACGCTGATGGACGGCGCCTGGGTCAACCCGCAGCTGTCGGATAGCGAACGCCGTGTCATCCTCCACGGCGGGCGGGCGCGCTTCGACGTCGCGCACGACGCGGCGCGGCCCTTCATCGTCGTCGCAGGACGCTCGGAAACGCGCGCGATCGGCACGGTCTTCGAGGTCGACGCCCGCGACGCCGTCCCGCGCATCAAGCTCATCAAGGGAGCGGTCGAGGTCCGCGCCGGCCCTGCGGGCGAGGCGCTCCGGCTGGCCCCGGGCGAGGTTGCCGAAGTCCCGGCGTCGGGTCCGCGCCGCACCCCCGCGATGGCGAACCCGGTGCCGACGGCCACGATCGCCGTGGACAAGCTGCCGCTCGGTGCCGTGCTCGACCGCGCCAACGCGGCGAGCGGCCAGCGTATCGCCCTCGCCGACCCCGCGCTCGCGGCGCTTCCGGTCACGGGACGGTTCGACGTGTCGGACAGGCGGCGGCTCGCGCGAACGCTTGCAGCGGCGCTCGATCTCGAGGCCGAGAACCAAGCCGGGGACATCGTCCTGAGTAAAAAATAG
- a CDS encoding asparagine synthase-related protein: MSLRLALLGGDSRERELPRGVAHLAAVGSAALLGDAATPIGVAGSVVLAGWAFRSAGFGTCTELDGGEADRIVATGGRWALENLWGNYILFWADREGRAHILRAPVTGPAIYHIAAGEAGSGAALAFTDLALARALGFALDRPDAAAIDAEMRIPLLRGHATGLLGVREILPGEIVRLGRAAALPQSWSPWDHMKDAPRRVEPDALRSKVMRVVSAWSMRFGRIQLELSGGLDSSIVAACLAGRHGDWRAITMATSDPDGDERVYARAAAERAGAPLFELLLSGDPVDPTAPIARLRARPGGFGLLAPVDARLGAAAADYGAEAIFTGAGGDNIFGYLTSAAPIVDALRFAGPRAAWNAAGDLARVMNDNVWKALRLAARKTVVRGRFWPSDNSLLSQRFAGRVPEHPWLVRARAAWPGQRTYALKLLPIQPFLDGYDRALALPMIAPLLAQPLVEYGLGVPSWQWGEGGQDRALARRAFASNVPEAVLARRIKGRIESLFYPSFDRHRSNLRSFLLDGWLAGERLIDCDAVRALVDGERRADGVAAIRLLHLADMERWVRSLASPPPSAS; this comes from the coding sequence GTGAGCCTGCGGCTTGCCCTTCTCGGCGGGGACAGCCGCGAGCGCGAGCTGCCGCGCGGCGTGGCGCATCTCGCCGCCGTCGGCTCGGCTGCGCTGCTCGGCGACGCGGCGACGCCGATCGGCGTTGCCGGGAGCGTCGTGCTTGCCGGCTGGGCCTTTCGCAGCGCGGGGTTCGGGACATGCACGGAGCTTGATGGAGGGGAGGCGGACCGGATCGTTGCCACCGGCGGGCGCTGGGCGCTCGAAAATCTCTGGGGCAATTATATCCTCTTCTGGGCCGACCGGGAGGGGCGCGCCCATATCCTGCGCGCGCCGGTCACCGGCCCGGCGATCTATCATATTGCCGCGGGGGAGGCGGGTTCGGGCGCGGCTCTTGCTTTCACCGACCTCGCGCTGGCGCGCGCGCTCGGTTTCGCGCTCGACCGGCCCGATGCGGCCGCGATCGATGCCGAGATGCGGATCCCGCTGCTGCGCGGCCATGCGACCGGCCTTCTCGGCGTCCGCGAAATCCTGCCCGGCGAGATCGTCCGGCTCGGCCGTGCGGCGGCGCTTCCGCAGAGCTGGTCGCCGTGGGACCATATGAAGGACGCGCCGCGCCGCGTCGAACCCGACGCGCTGCGCAGCAAGGTGATGCGTGTCGTGTCGGCGTGGAGCATGCGCTTCGGGCGGATCCAGCTCGAGCTTTCGGGCGGGCTCGACAGTTCGATCGTCGCGGCCTGCCTCGCGGGGCGGCACGGCGACTGGCGCGCGATCACCATGGCGACCTCCGATCCCGATGGCGACGAGCGTGTCTATGCGCGTGCCGCCGCCGAACGGGCCGGAGCGCCGCTCTTCGAGCTCCTGCTATCGGGGGATCCGGTCGATCCGACCGCGCCGATCGCCCGTCTGCGTGCGCGTCCGGGCGGGTTCGGTCTGCTCGCGCCCGTCGACGCGCGTCTCGGCGCCGCGGCGGCGGACTATGGTGCCGAGGCCATATTCACCGGGGCGGGGGGCGACAATATCTTCGGCTATCTGACCTCGGCGGCGCCGATCGTCGACGCCCTTCGCTTCGCAGGGCCGCGCGCCGCCTGGAATGCCGCGGGCGATCTCGCGCGCGTGATGAACGACAATGTCTGGAAGGCGCTGCGGCTCGCGGCGCGCAAGACCGTGGTGCGGGGGCGTTTCTGGCCCTCCGACAACAGCCTGTTGTCGCAGCGCTTCGCGGGTCGCGTACCCGAGCATCCCTGGCTCGTTCGCGCGCGTGCGGCATGGCCGGGGCAGCGCACCTATGCGCTCAAACTGCTGCCGATCCAGCCGTTTCTCGATGGATATGACCGGGCGCTCGCGCTGCCGATGATAGCGCCCTTGCTCGCGCAGCCGCTCGTCGAATACGGGCTCGGGGTGCCGAGCTGGCAATGGGGCGAAGGCGGCCAGGACCGGGCGCTTGCGCGCCGTGCCTTCGCGAGCAATGTGCCCGAGGCGGTGCTCGCGCGGCGGATCAAGGGACGGATTGAATCGCTCTTCTACCCAAGCTTCGACCGGCACCGCAGCAATCTGCGCTCTTTTCTTCTCGATGGCTGGCTTGCGGGGGAGCGGCTGATCGATTGCGATGCGGTGCGCGCGCTCGTCGATGGCGAACGGCGTGCCGATGGCGTCGCCGCCATCCGTCTCCTGCACCTCGCCGACATGGAGCGCTGGGTCCGATCGCTGGCGTCACCGCCGCCCTCGGCGAGCTGA
- a CDS encoding ArdC family protein: MSLYDEVTTQIIAELEEGRFPWTRPWDAAAFAPGLPRNAVTRRSYSGINILILWSEAVRRGFGAQGWLTFRQARQAGGQVRKGEKGTTIFYAARFTPKGGEGGAEVASAPAPEGLGGAGEGDRSIPFLKRFTVFNVAQVDGLPERCTAPDPILLPRETIPVAEALLAASGADIRIGGNEAYYSPSGDFVALPPQQAFFEQIDYCRSALHELGHWTGHGSRLDRDQTGGFGSAAYGREELCAELASAFLCAALGIKPTVRHADYLGAWLAIMRADTRAIFKAASLASKAADYLLAFAPASAEHGTGGTPGSAERDTGGAPASAGGDMERAPESARGEDAAGAGQ; the protein is encoded by the coding sequence GTGTCGCTCTATGACGAAGTCACCACGCAGATCATCGCCGAACTCGAAGAGGGGCGCTTTCCTTGGACGCGCCCTTGGGACGCCGCTGCCTTTGCGCCCGGCCTTCCGCGCAACGCCGTAACGCGCCGCAGCTATTCGGGCATCAATATCCTGATACTCTGGTCCGAGGCGGTGCGGCGCGGGTTCGGCGCCCAAGGCTGGCTCACCTTCCGTCAGGCTAGGCAAGCGGGCGGACAGGTCCGCAAGGGCGAGAAGGGCACGACGATCTTCTACGCCGCGCGCTTCACCCCGAAGGGCGGCGAAGGCGGCGCCGAGGTTGCCAGCGCCCCAGCACCCGAAGGGCTCGGCGGCGCGGGGGAGGGCGATCGCTCGATTCCGTTCCTCAAACGCTTCACCGTGTTCAACGTCGCGCAGGTCGATGGTTTGCCCGAACGCTGCACTGCGCCCGACCCCATTCTCTTGCCCCGCGAAACGATCCCGGTCGCCGAGGCGCTGCTTGCGGCGAGCGGCGCCGATATCCGTATCGGCGGCAATGAGGCTTATTATTCGCCATCGGGCGATTTCGTCGCACTGCCGCCGCAACAGGCGTTCTTTGAGCAGATCGACTATTGTCGCTCCGCGCTCCACGAACTCGGCCACTGGACCGGTCATGGCTCGCGGCTGGACCGCGACCAGACGGGCGGTTTCGGTAGCGCCGCCTATGGCCGCGAGGAACTTTGCGCCGAACTCGCGAGCGCCTTCCTGTGCGCCGCGCTCGGTATCAAGCCGACCGTGCGCCATGCCGACTATCTCGGCGCATGGCTCGCGATCATGCGCGCCGATACGCGCGCGATCTTCAAGGCGGCGAGCCTTGCAAGCAAGGCCGCCGACTATCTGCTCGCCTTTGCGCCCGCATCTGCGGAGCACGGCACGGGAGGCACGCCCGGGTCGGCGGAACGCGATACGGGAGGCGCGCCCGCGTCAGCGGGGGGCGACATGGAGAGAGCGCCCGAAAGCGCGCGCGGCGAGGATGCGGCGGGAGCGGGCCAATGA